One Methanobacterium sp. genomic region harbors:
- a CDS encoding DUF998 domain-containing protein produces MKFQRGSIFRPEKDYYKEAGILLLIGCLQFFLAVNLAETQFPGYSVAKNTLSDLGGTLPPVEPSAIIFNLSVIIMGILVLAAVYLILKSGGCRLFSSCLAIAAAGALGVGLFPSYTGSAHAFFSVIVFLFGSLAVIFSYRLGLNIPMVVVSLVTGLFSLILIISFAVSYGNNPFAAYLGLGGAERFIAYPTLLYIIGLGGYLTSRGKDWVRIRFTEGYW; encoded by the coding sequence ATGAAATTTCAAAGGGGAAGTATATTCAGACCAGAAAAAGATTACTATAAAGAAGCGGGAATTTTATTGTTAATAGGTTGTTTACAATTTTTTTTGGCAGTTAACCTGGCCGAAACACAGTTTCCAGGCTACAGCGTTGCTAAAAACACGTTAAGTGATTTAGGAGGTACATTACCCCCTGTAGAACCGTCAGCTATAATTTTTAACCTCAGCGTTATCATCATGGGAATTCTTGTACTTGCAGCAGTTTATTTAATCCTCAAAAGTGGAGGCTGCCGCCTATTTTCATCCTGCCTGGCCATTGCCGCCGCAGGTGCTTTAGGGGTAGGACTGTTCCCTTCATATACTGGAAGCGCACATGCATTCTTTTCAGTAATTGTATTCCTATTTGGAAGTTTAGCTGTCATTTTTTCCTATAGATTGGGGTTAAACATACCCATGGTTGTAGTTTCATTAGTAACTGGTCTGTTTTCTCTCATACTAATCATATCATTCGCTGTAAGTTATGGAAATAATCCTTTTGCAGCATATTTAGGTTTGGGAGGTGCTGAAAGGTTTATTGCATACCCCACTCTTTTATATATCATAGGCCTTGGGGGCTACCTTACGAGCAGGGGAAAGGACTGGGTTCGAATAAGGTTCACTGAAGGTTACTGGTAA